From Vigna unguiculata cultivar IT97K-499-35 chromosome 5, ASM411807v1, whole genome shotgun sequence, the proteins below share one genomic window:
- the LOC114185563 gene encoding LOW QUALITY PROTEIN: lysine histidine transporter 1-like (The sequence of the model RefSeq protein was modified relative to this genomic sequence to represent the inferred CDS: inserted 1 base in 1 codon), producing the protein MVGEQSEEELQRQKAIDDWLPITSSRNAKWWYSAFHNVTAMVGAGVLSLPYAMSELGWGPGVTVLVLSWIITLYTLWQMVEMHEMVPGKRFDRYHELGQYAFGEKLGLYIVVPQQLVVEVGVNIVYMVTGGKSLQKFHNTVCDNCKKIKLTFFIMIFASVHFVLSHLPNFNSISGVSLAAAVMSLSYSTIAWAASAHKGVQEDVQYGYKAKSTAGTVFNFFSALGDVAFAYAGHNVVLEIQATIPSTPEKPSKGPMWKGVIVAYIVVALCYFPVALIGYWMFGNGVQDNILISLEKPKWLIAIANMFVVIHVIGSYQIYAMPVFDMIETVLVKKLKFKPSRMLRFIVRNLYVALTMFIGIIFPFFGGLLGXFGGFAFAPTTYFLPCVMWLAIYKPKRFGLSWWTNWICIVFGLFLMILSPIGGLRSIIISAKSYEFFS; encoded by the exons ATGGTTGGTGAACAGAGTGAAGAAGAACTGCAGAGGCAGAAGGCAATTGATGATTGGCTTCCAATTACTTCTTCAAGGAATGCAAAATGGTGGTACTCTGCTTTCCACAATGTGACTGCAATGGTTGGGGCTGGTGTTCTTAGTCTCCCCTATGCCATGTCTGAGCTAGGATG GGGTCCTGGTGTAACTGTACTTGTTCTCTCATGGATCATCACCCTTTACACTCTGTGGCAAATGGTTGAAATGCATGAGATGGTTCCTGGTAAACGTTTTGACAGATACCATGAACTAGGACAGTATGCTTTTGGGGAAAAGCTAGGACTTTATATTGTGGTGCCTCAACAACTTGTGGTTGAAGTTGGAGTGAATATTGTGTATATGGTCACTGGGGGTAAATCCTTGCAGAAGTTCCATAACACTGTGTGTGACAATTGCAAAAAGATCAAGTTGACATTTTTCATTATGATCTTTGCCTCTGTTCACTTTGTATTGTCTCACCTTCCCAACTTCAACTCCATTTCTGGTGTATCTTTGGCAGCAGCAGTTATGTCCCTCAG TTACTCTACAATTGCTTGGGCAGCTTCTGCTCACAAGGGTGTTCAAGAAGATGTACAATATGGTTACAAAGCTAAGAGTACAGCGGGAACAGTGTTTAACTTCTTTAGTGCCCTTGGTGATGTTGCTTTTGCCTACGCTGGACACAATGTGGTGTTGGAAATCCAGGCAACAATTCCGTCTACTCCAGAGAAACCATCCAAGGGTCCTATGTGGAAAGGAGTGATTGTTGCTTACATAGTTGTGGCTCTGTGCTACTTCCCAGTTGCCCTTATTGGTTACTGGATGTTTGGAAATGGGGTTCAAGACAACATTCTCATAAGTCTAGAGAAACCAAAATGGCTCATCGCAATTGCCAACATGTTTGTTGTGATACATGTTATTGGAAGTTATCAG ATTTATGCAATGCCAGTGTTCGATATGATCGAAACAGTGTTGGTGAAGAAGTTGAAATTCAAACCCAGTCGAATGCTTCGTTTTATTGTACGGAATTTGTATGTGG CATTAACAATGTTCATTGGTATTATCTTCCCATTCTTTGGTGGTCTCTTAG TTTTTGGAGGATTTGCTTTTGCACCAACGACATATTTT CTCCCTTGTGTCATGTGGCTTGCAATCTACAAACCAAAGAGATTCGGGTTGTCTTGGTGGACCAACTGG ATATGCATTGTGTTTGGCCTTTTCTTGATGATTCTATCTCCAATTGGAGGATTGAGGTCGATCATAATCAGTGCCAAGAGCTACGAGTTTTTCTCATAA